Sequence from the Paraburkholderia acidiphila genome:
GATCGGGCGAGTCCGACGCAGCTGACTGCTTTTGCGAGAAGCCGAAATACGCATCGTAAGCAGAGGTTGAGCCGTTCACTGAGGACATGGACATCACAGAATCCTTTAACGAATTGTGTTGGGTGGGCCCGCAACATGCCGTACGGCCGTGCAGACTTTCACTCTGGATTACGGTTGCATTTCATCTGACTTTATACGTTGTACAAATCTGTACAAATCTCTACAAAAGGCGGCCGCGTTCGACGTTTGAAGTCGATCCTGTGTAGATGCCGAACGGGCCTCAAAGTCCGATCGCCCATGCGAGGAAAGCACCGTTTGTGGCCGGCTACAGCCTGTGTGCAATCGGTCTCTCCGGTAACCCGCGAAGAACCAAAAAAAAGCGCCCGCAGGGGCGCTAAAACGCAAACACCGGAGAAGCGGCGTATCACGAACGCTTGCCGCGCTGGTCCACCGGCGTGAAATCGAAGCTGGCGAAACTGCCGCCCTGATAGCGTTGCGCCGTGGCGTCGAGCGGGTTCTGCTGCGCGAGAATTTCAGCGGCCCAGTCTTCCGAATTTTGCTTCGGCTCGTAGCCGAGGCGCTTCGCGTCGTCGTTCGCGCCCTCCTGAATCCAGTAGCGGCGCGTGTTGTTCGACACGCCCCACACCACGGCAAAGCCGATCTCGTCCACATTGATCACACGATCGACGAGATGGAACAGGTCTTCGTGGCCGAACCACGTGCTCAATTGACGGAACTCCGTGGGCTTCGGCAGGCAGCTGCCAATGCGCACGTTCACGGTCTCGATGCCGTGCTTGTCCCAGTACAGGCGCGCGAGCGATTCGCCCCATGCCTTGGAAAGACCGTAGAAGCCGTCCGGGCGGAACGCGCAGTCGAGCGTGAGCTTTTCTTCCACGGGGTACATGCCGATCGCGTGATTCGAGCTTGCGAACAGAATGCGTTTCGTGCCGTGGCGGCGCATGCCTTCGTAGACTTCGACGAGGCCGCGCAGGTTGTTTTCGATGATCTCGGGCAGGGGGCGCTCGACACTCGTGCCGGCCATGTGGATCAGCACGTCCACGCCGTCGAGCAGGCGATCGACCACGGCGGGGTCGCGCAGATCGCCGTGCATCACGTCTTCGCCCGCGACGAGCGGTTCAAGCGGCTTCGAGCCGGCCGCGGAGCGCAGGTTCACACCGCGTTCGAGCAGGCCCTTGCGCAACACGGTGCCGAGCTGGCCGGCTGCGCCGGTCAATGCAACTTTCTTCACTGTGATTGTCCTCACGTAGAAATGCCTAAAGCCGGCACCCTCGCGGGCGCCGGCCGGTGAACAGGGCGATCAGGCCTTCACTTTATGCGAGGACTGAAGCGCCGGGTTGGCCGCGTTGTCGTTCTGCTCGTTCGAGATCAGTCGCCATGCCACGCAGGCGCCGATGATGTCGAACAGCATGAGACACACGAACAACGGGTTATAACCGATGGTACTGGCCACGATGCCGACGATGAGCGAGAACACCGTCGCGCCGAGGTAGCCGAACATGCCCGAGAGACCCGTGGCCGTGGCGACTTCGTGCTGGCCGAACACGTCCGAAGCGAGCGTGAACAGCGCACCCGAAATCGTCTGGTGTGCGAACGTGCCGACGCAGAAGAGGGCGATGGCAGCGTACGGGCTCGCAACGAGGCCCACGCAGGCCGGTCCGATCATGAGCAGCGCGCCGGTCGTGATGACGAGCTTGCGCGAGGTGATCAGCGAGCAGCCGAACCAGCGGATGAAGAGCGGTGCGAGGTAACCGCCTACCAGGCAGCCGAGGTCGGCGGCGAGGAACGGGATCCACGCGAACAGCGCGATTTCCTTCAGGTTCATGTGGCGCACGGTGACCATGTACAGCGGAATCCACGCGCCGAAGGTCTGCCATGCCGGTTCAGCGAGCATGCGCGGAATGCCGATGCCCCAGAAGCGGCGCGTCTTGAGCACTTCCTTGAACGAGGCGCGGCGGCCTTTGGTCGACTTCTGCGCTTCGGTCTGGCCTTCGCGGATGTAGTCGGCTTCTTCCTGCGAAAGCCGCGGGTGTTCGGCGGGCATCTTGAAGAACACGAGCCAAAGCGCCACCCAGATCAGCGCGACGCCGCCGGTCAGCACGAACGCGAACTGCCAGTTGAACTTGAGAATGCACCACACGACGAGCGGCGGAGCGAGCATCGCGCCGATCGAGGTGCCGGTATTGAGCCAGCCGGTCGCGACCGAGCGCTCCTTGGCCGGGAACCATGCGCTGATGGACTTCATGCCTGCCGGGAAGATCGCGGCTTCGGTCATGCCGAGCATGCCGCGGAAGACTGCGAGTGCGGGCCAACTGCTGGCGAGGCCGTGCAGCATGTTGGCGATGGCCCAGCCGAACGCGAAGATCGCGAAGCCGATCTTGACGCCCACAGAGTCGAGCACGAAACCGGCGACAGGCTGCGCGAGGGCATAGCAGGCCTGGAAGGCTGTGACCACGTACGAGTACTGCTGCGTGGTCATGTGAAGCGTTTCAGTCAGCGTGGGTGCGGCCACCGCGAGCGAGCTGCGCGCGAGGTAGTTGAAGATGGTGCCGATCATGATGAGGCCGATGATCCACCACCGCACCCCCTTGATAGTCTTGCGTTGCACTGCTCGTCTCCTGCTGTTGGCGGGCTCTGGCATGAAGCGGTGCCGGAAGGTGAGCCCGAATGGCTGTGTTTCTGTGCGTGGCGCCCGGTGCTGGCCTGGGTAGCCGCGTTGCTGGTCTCCCGCTGGCCGGGATGAAGGGCGGTGCCGGTGCGCATCGGGCCCCTCATGTAAGACATCATTCTATTTGGAGCAAAGTTGTAAAGCAAATATTGATGTGCTGGGGGTTTCCCTAGTGCGGACTCGGGGTCGGACGCCCGGAGCGGCTTCTGGGCGCGGGTTTCTCGACTTGAATCGTGTCGTCGCAAGCATCGTTCGCCGAATCTTACGATGTATTTCGCGCCAATCCGACGGCGAGTCGTCATACATCCTGGCGCGGCTCGCAGCGCAATGGCGGGTTGACAATTTCCTTGTTGTATTACAACAATGCGACCCATCTGCTCGACAGTTTTTCGAGCCGCCGCCCGCGCCACGCGCACCACGACACACGACAACGGACGAGACACGATGAATTCCCCCGCCATCCCCGTGAGCGATGCCGCGCTCGAACAACTGCGCCACGTTTCCAACGCCACGCTCACCACGCAACTCTTCAAGCGCGGTCTGCGCAATGTCTTCCTGCAGGGCGTGAAGCCGCTCGCCGCGCCTGCGCCGGGCGCGCCGAACCTGGTCGGCCCGGCCTTCACGATGCGCAACATCCCGGCGCGCGAGGACCTCGACCAGTTGAGCGCGTTCCAGAACCCCGAGCATCCGCAGCGCAAGGGCGTCGAGACCGTGCCCGCGGGCGCGGTGCTCGTGCAGGACTGCCGTGGCGTGACCGACGCCGCCTCGATGGGCTCGATCCTCGCCACGCGCATGAAGGTGCGTGGCGTGGCCGGCATGGTGTCGGACGGCCCGGTGCGCGACAGCGCGACCATCGCCGCGCTCGGCATTCCGGTGTTCTGCGCGGGCGCCTCGGCGCCGCTCAATCTCTGCAAGCACCACACGGTCGACCTGAACGTGCCGATCGGCTGCGGCGGCGTGGCCGTGTTTCCGGGCGACATCATCGTCGGCGACGCGGACGGCGTGGTCGTGATTCCGCGCCATCTGGCCGAGGAAGTCGCGCGCGACGCCACCGAGCAGGAAACGCTCGAACGCTTCATCACCGAGCGCATCGAAGCGGGCGCGGCGCTGCCCGGCACCTATCCGCCGAACGAGGCCACGCTTGCTGCCTACGAAGCCTGGAAGAAGGAGCAGCGTTGAGCACGCAGCAGGCAGTGACGCTGGATGCAGTGTCGACAGCGCCGGCGCGTCCGCTCGAAGCGCACGATGCGCGCCGCTCGTCGGTAGGCGAGTGCCCCGTGTGGCGCGCTGAGGAAAGCGCGCTTTACTGGGTCGATATTCCCGCGCAAACGCTCGTGCGCTATGCGGTCGATACGGCGCGCCGCACGGAGTGGGCGCTGCCCGAGCGCATTGGCTGCTTTGCATTCGCGCGCGATGGCGGCGTGCTCGCGGCGCTGGAGACGGGACTGTTCGCCGTGACGCTGCACGAGCCGGCCGCGAACGCGCGGACAGGCGAGGTGAGCGTGCGGCCGCTCGCGGACGTGGCACACGAGGCCGCGCGCATGCGTTTCAACGATGGCCGCTGCGATCGCCAGGGCCGTTTCTGGTCCGGCACGATGGTGCAGGACGCTTCGGAGCCGAACCCGGCGGGCAAGCTCTATCGCTACACGGCGCACGATGGTTTGTCGGCGCCCGTGGTCGATGGCCTGTGCACGCAGAACGGCCTCGCATGGTCGCCGGACGGCCGCACGATGTATCTGTCCGACTCGCACGCGTCGAGCCGCCTGATCTGGGCGTTCGACTACGACATCGACGATGGCGTGCCCACGAATCGCCGCGTGTTCGCCGATCTGCACGACTACACGGGTCGACCCGACGGCGCGGCCGTGGACGCCGACGGCTGCTACTGGATCTGCGCGAACGACGCGGGCCGGTTGCTGCGCTTCACGCCCGAAGGGCGGCTCGAGCGCAGCGTCGCCGTGCCGGTTGCGAAGCCTTCGATGTGCGCGTTCGGCGGTGCGAATCTCGATGTGCTCTACGTCACGACGATCTGCCCGCCGCAAACCGGTGAGCAGGACGGCCTCGTGTTCGCCATCGACGCTGGGGTACGCGGCTTGCCCGAACCTGACTTCGCGGGTTCGCTGCGCGCCGCTACCTAACCGTTGCCCCAGACTTTTGCTCATCAAGCGACACGATATGCCGCAGTTTCAGGACCAGGACGTTATCGAACTCGCGTGCGGCGCTTCGCGGCTGCGGGTGGCGCCGCAGGCCGGCGGGCGTCTGCTTTCGTGGACGATCGGCGGCGCGCCCATCATCCATTGGCCCGACGCGCCGGACTGGAGCAAGCCGGGGCTGATCCGCGGCGGCAATCCGCTGCTGTTTCCGTTTATCGCGCGGCAGTGGGTGGATGGCCAGGTGGGCCGGTGGCGCGACGCGCAGGGCGTCGTGCGGGAGATCCCGCTGCACGGCTTCGCGCGCGATCTGCCGTTCGTGGCGCAGATCGCGCCGCAAGGCGACGGCGTGCGCATGACGCTCGGCGACAGTGCGCCGACGCGCGAGATGTACCCGTTCAGCTTTCGCTTCGAGGCCGCCTACCGCCTTGCCGACGAAACGACGCTCGACGTGGACCTCACCACGACGAACACCGGCGACGCGCGCATGCCGTACTGCGCGGGCCATCACTTCTATTTCGCGCTGCCGCACGCGCAGCGCGGCGAGGCGACGATCACGCTGCCGCACAACGTCTACCGGCGGCAGTTGCCGGACGGCACGACGACCGGGGCCGCGCCGGGCGCGACGCAGTATCGCTTCGACGACGCGCAGATCGTCGACCGCTTTCATTGTCTCGACGGCGAGCCGGACGGGCCCGTGCGCATCGACATGCCGTCGCAACAGCGCGCGATCGAAATCGATCTGCGCCGGCCCGGATCGGCGTCGTGGTATGCGGTCACGACCTGGACGCTCGCGCCCGATTCGGACTTCTACTGCGTCGAGCCGTGGCTCGGCCTGCCCGACGCGATTCATACCGGGCTCGGCCTGCGCTGGCTCGAACCGGGAGAGACGCAGAAAGCGCAGTTGCGCATCCGCGTGAGTGCGCTGCGCCAGGGCTAACCCGGGCAAAAGCGCGCGCAGCCGTAAATTGGCCACAAAGTGGTAAAGCGGGCTCAAGTGGGCTCGAGCGGGCTGAAACAGCCGCAAAACGGGGCTTGCCGGGAGCACGAGAACGCTATCGGCCCGCCATATGACTTACAATTGACGACACTCCTGACAACCCAAAGTGCACCGTCCGATCATGTCTGAGCAGAAAGCGCCGAATATGCCGGCGCGGATTTACAGCGACATCCTCAATCGCATCATCGAGGGCGAGTACAAGGAAGGGGAGCGCCTGCCGACCGAGCACATGCTCGCGGAGCGCTTCGCGACCTCGCGCCCCACGGTGCGCGAGGCGCTCGCCCAGCTGCGCGCGGACGGTATCATCGCCACGCGCCACGGTTCGGGCACGACGGTCATGCGGCGCCCCGATCCGGACGTGCGCCGCTTCGCGCCGCTTGAAACGCTATCGGACATTCGCCGCTGCTACGAATACCGTGTGGTGGTCGAAGCCGGGGCGGCCTCGCTCGCGGCGCAAAAGGCGGAAGACGAAGACATCGCCGCGATCCAGCGCGAGTGGGACAACCTGCAAACCATCATCGAGACCTCGGGCATTGGCGCGAAAGACGACTTCGCGTTCCACATGGCCATCGCGCGCGCCTCGAAGAACCAGTTCTTCATCACGGCGCTCTCGGGCATTCAGGAGCAGATGGTGTTCAGCATGAACCTGTCGCGCAACCTCTCGCTCGTGAAGTCGATCGAGCGGCAGCGCCTCGTGCAGCAGGAACACCTCGAAGTGCTCGAAGCGATCCAGGCGCGCGACGCCGAACGCGCCGCGATCGCCATGCGCGCGCATCTCGAGCGCGCCGTGAACCGGATGTTCGGCTCCTGAGCTTTCTTGCTGGCTTGCCAGGGCGGCGCGAGTGCCGCCCCTTCTCCTCGCGCGCGCAGCTTCCCAACGGCTGAAATTCGCGGCGAGTGCCCTCATGCGTTCAAACGTGCTTCGGCAACTGGCGGTGGCACTCGCGGCGAGCGCGCTGGCCGTCGCGCCGGCACTCGCGCAGGGGCGCCCCGTGCGTCCCGTCAGCGTCATCGCCGACGCGCGCATGCTCGTCGAGACCCCGCAAGGCCACGCGCAATTTCCGCTTTATGTGAGCGCCGACTGGAACGCGCCGCAGCCCACCGTGCGGCGCGCGATAGTCATCGTCCATGGACGGCTGCGTAACGCCGATACCTACTTTCGCACCGCGCAGCGTGCGCGCGAGCTGGCGGGCGTCGATCCTGCGAGCACGCTGCTCGTCGCGCCGCAGTTTCTCGCCACCGACGATGTGAGCGCGCACCACGCCCCGGGCGATCTCCTGAGCTGGCGCGGCAACGCGTGGATGGCCGGATCGAAGGCCAGGAGCGGCGTGCCGGTGAGTTCATACACCGTGCTCGACGACATCGCGCGGCATCTCGCCGACCGGCGTCTCTTTCCCAATCTGAAAACGATTGTGTTCGCGGGGCATTCGGGCGGCGCCCAGGTGTTGCAGCGCTACGCGATCGCCTCGCATGCGGACGAGCTTGCCGCCGAGGGAATCGACGTGAGGTTCGTGGTGGCGAGTCCGTCGTCGTATGCCTATTTCGATGCGCAGCGGCCCGACGCGAACGGCGCGCCAGCGGCATTCGACGCCTCGCGCTGCGCGGACTTCGACCACTGGAAATACGGCATGGAGAAGCGGCCGGCGTTCATCGCCGGGCGCACGCCCGCGCAGCTCGAAGCGGACTATGTGAAGCGGCGCATCGAATATCTCGTGGGCGGCAACGACAACGACCCGGCTTCGGTATCGCTCGACAAGAGTTGCGCAGCGCAGGCGCAGGGTGCGCAACGCGTGGCGCGCGCACAGAGTTTCTATCGCTACCTGCAAACCCGTCACGCGGACGGCTTGAACCAGATGTTTCATATCGTCCCGGGCGTGGGGCACGACGGTGCGCGCATGCTCACGTCGAGTTGCGCACTGGCGACGATGTTCGATACGGCAGGCTGCGCGCCTTGACGGCCCACGCGGCGCTGCAACGGGCCGAAAAAAGCAAACGGGCGTGAACCTCGCATTGCACGAGGTCCACGCCCGTTTTCAGTCCAGCCGGCGGCAGGGGTTGCCCCCGCCGGCGGAAAGTGAAGCCTAACGCTTAAGCAGTTTGCTTGGCGGCGCGTGCCGACGCTTGCGCGACGGCCTTCGTTGCGGCCTTGCCGGCGGCGTCGAAGTTGCTTTCCGCGAATTCCACGGCTTGCTTCGCAGCCTTGTTCACCGATGCGTACGCGCCGTTGGCGGCGTTCAGTGCCGACTTGATCGCAGCGACAGCGGCTTCCGAGCCGGCCGGTGCATTCTTGGCGGCGTTGTCCACGAACGTTTCGAGCGCGCGCTGTTGCGTTTCGTACTGCGACTGGGCGGCGGTAGCGAATTCGGCTTGCGCGGCCGAGACGATGCCGTAGACGCTGCGGCCGTAGGCGAGCGCCTTTTCGGCGGCGGGTTGGGCAAAGCCGGCTTGCGCGGCGAAGAAGCCTTGCGGGTCCTTGGCCGACAGCGCGCGGTGGGCTTGTTCCTGGCCTTCGGCGAACGCCGAACGGGCCGTTTCGATGTTGAGTTCGGCGAGCTTGATCGCGCCTTCAAATGCCTTGCTCGTCAGGCCGAAGAGGGCTTCGAGACCAGCTTTCTGGTTGGCGGCGAACTGTTCGGGGGTCGGCAGGTTCATGTCTCTTTCCTTTAGGTGGACGCTACGCGTCGGTTTCGGTTTCGGTTACGAAAATGCGAAAACTTTCGGTTCGATCACCGGTTCGCGCAGAGAAGGTTTTGTGCGATGCAGCAATCGACTTCATGGTAACCCATCCATAAATCGTGTCAAGAAGTTTTTGTGCGTCGCAACAATTATGTAAACGCCTGATTTTGGGTGGAAATTTCCAACAGGGCTCGTTGGCGAAGACTGCGGCCGTCTGCCGCCAAACTGGCAGAGCCGCCATCTAGCGGATTCTGCAGTGTCAGGGACGAGCGGGCATAATGCGCGAGTTCGCTGTGTGGGCAGCATCGCGCAACCCCGCCGGCGTGCCGCGCGCTGCGGGAATAAATCTGCCGCGCCGTGCGTTCTCCCTACTGATCCGCAACGGCCAAGCCCACGTGAAACCTTCCCTTTCCGCCGAATCCCCGTTTGTCGATGTCGCCGTCGGCGCGCAGAAATACACGCGCGTTGCCGTGCTATTGCACTGGTTGATTGCGCTACTGATCCTCACGAACGTCGCGCTGGGTTTGACCGCCGCGCTGTTGCCCGACGGGGCGCTTTCGGACACGGCCATCCGCTTCGTGATCGACACGCACAAGTCGATTGGCATTACCGTGCTCGGGCTCGCGATCCTGCGCGTGCTGTGGCGTCTCACCCATCGCCCGCCGGCGCTGCCCGCCGAGTTCCCGGGCTGGGAGCGCGCGTCGGCCCACGCCGCGCACGTCGCGCTCTACGTGCTGATCTTCGCCATGCCGCTCTCGGGCTGGCTCCACGACTCCGCCTGGGTCGCCGCCGCGTCGCATCCCATGTATCTCTTCGGCCTCGTGCAATGGCCGCGTATCGGCTTCATCATGAATCTCGATGCGGCCACGAAGGAACAATTGCACAACCAGTTCGGCGCGCTGCACACGGCGTGCAGCTATGCGCTTTATGGCGTGCTCGCACTGCATGTTGCCGGTGCGCTCAAGCATCAATGGATCGATCGTCATTCGGTGCTGCGCCGGATGATGCCGTGAGCAACACGAGAAGGGTACGACTTGAAAAACACGCTTGAAGAGGCGCTCGCCCGCTCGTCGCCGCGCCTTGTGCCGCCTCCCACGCCGTTCGCGAGCATCGCGATTCATCTGGGCGTCATGGCGCTCTGGTTCGTGCTGTTCGCGCGCGCGTTCTTCCTGCAAGGCGTGGTCGCCTGGTCCACTGGCATTGCCTATGTCGTCTACGACACGGTGTTGCTGCTGTTCGTCGCGTGGAAGGCGCGCGTGCTGCTCGCGCCTGCGGCAACGCCCGCCGCCGCAGGCGACGCGAAGCTGCCGACACTCGGCGTGATCGTCGCCGCGCACAACGAAGCGGCCGTGCTGCCGATCACGCTCGACGCGCTGTTCGCGCAAACCCGCGCCCCGCAGCAGATCGTGATTGCCGACGACGGTTCGACCGACGGCACCGCCGCCTTGCTCGCGCAGCGCTATGGCCTGACCGATCCTGGCGTTGAGCAGATGAGCGCACCTTCGCCGCAGTATCCGACTCTGCGCTGGCTGAAGCTCGCGCACGGCGGCAAGGCGCGCGCGCTCAACGCGGCATTGCTTGCGATCGCAACGGAAGCGGTCATGACCGTGGACGCCGACACGCTGCTCGAGCCCGACGCATGCGCGGCGATGGCGAGCGCATTTGGCCGCGAGCCGGCACTCGTCGCGGCGGCGGGTCTGCTCACGCCGGTTTGCGACCATACGCTCAGCGGCCGCTTTTTCCAGTGGTTCCAGACCTACGAGTACATCCGCAATTTCATCTCGCGCTTCGCGTGGATGCGCGCCGACAGCCTCTTGCTCATCTCGGGCGCGTTTGCTGGCTTTCGCCGCGACGCCGTGATGGCGGTGGGCGGCTTCGATGCGGACTGCCTCGTGGAGGACTACGAACTGATTCACCGCTTGCGCCGTTACTCCGCGCGCAATGGCCTCGGCTGGGACGTGCGCGTGCTCGGCACGGCACGCGCGCGCACCGACGCGCCCGGCACGCTCACGACCTTTCTGCGTCAGCGCCGCCGCTGGTTCGCGGGCTTTCTGCAGACGCAGTACTGGTATCGCGACATGACCGGCAATCGCCTGTATGGAAAGCTCGGCCTCATGATGCTGCCGGTGAAGGCGTTCGACACCGTACAGCCCATCTATGGACTGACGGCGTTCGCGCTGTTGATCGGCTTCCTGTTCGACGGGCGTTTTACGATCGTGCTGCCGGTGCTCGGCGTGATCGTCGGCAAGATCGCGATCGACCTCGCGTTTCACATGTACTCCGTGCATCTTTACCGGCGCTGGAGCGGCGACCGCACGCACTCGAGCTTCGGCATGGCGTTCCTTGCGGCCATCTTCGAGCCGTTCTCGTTCCAGTTGATGCGCCACAGCGGCGCGGCGCTCGGCTGGCTGCATTTCCTGCTCGGGCGGCGCAAGTGGGGCGTGCAAAACCGCACGGGCCTCGCGGCGGCGCGCAGCCGCGAGAGCGCTGCGTCCCAATGATCTGATTTCAGCGGCATTCGACTTGCTCCCACGTTGACAGGACCGCGCCCAAGCGCGCGGCGCCGGCCTTTAATCCGGTCAGGGAGAGTCAAATGCATCGATTCAGCGCTATCGCTTTTCTATTGCCGCTCGCGCTCGCAGGTTGTCTGTCGTTCAGCAGCAGCGATCCGAACCCGCCTCCGCCGCGCACCGTTGTTGTTCCGCAGCAGCCGGAGGCCGACGCGCCGCCGCCTCCGCCACCCCCTCCGGGCGCGGCTTGTGTTGCGCCATGTTGATTTGCCGATCGATTCACTGGCTCGCGGCAGCCTGATGTGGAAAGTGAGGCATCGCGCCATCGGGCGCTTTCGTTTCGAGCGCGTGCCGCACTTCCCGCATCAGACCGCCCGCGAACAGCACGTCCGGTACATCGGAGAGACCTGCCGAACGCAGCGCGCGTGCGGTCCACGTATTGCACGTATGAAAGGCGTCGTAAGTCCCCGACGCCGCGAAATAGACGCTGCCCACGTAGGGTCCTTCGGCGAGGCGTCGCGGCGCGCCTGACGCATCCGTTTCCAGCGAAGCGCGCAAATAGCGCTGGACGCCGGCAAGTCCGGCGTCGTCCACGGGCACTTCCACGACGTTCTGCGCGCCGAAGGCGACTTCCGGCGGCGCACGCAGCACGGTCATGAGCACGGTGGCCTGGCTCGGCATGAGCGCACCGATCATCGTTAGCGGATCGTGGCGGCGCTCCACCACGTATTGCCTCTCTCCAAAGCCGAAGCACAGGACCATTGGATTGTCGAACTCGTGCGCAAGTGCGCTGACCCAGGCATCGACGTCAACTAC
This genomic interval carries:
- a CDS encoding NAD-dependent epimerase/dehydratase family protein, encoding MKKVALTGAAGQLGTVLRKGLLERGVNLRSAAGSKPLEPLVAGEDVMHGDLRDPAVVDRLLDGVDVLIHMAGTSVERPLPEIIENNLRGLVEVYEGMRRHGTKRILFASSNHAIGMYPVEEKLTLDCAFRPDGFYGLSKAWGESLARLYWDKHGIETVNVRIGSCLPKPTEFRQLSTWFGHEDLFHLVDRVINVDEIGFAVVWGVSNNTRRYWIQEGANDDAKRLGYEPKQNSEDWAAEILAQQNPLDATAQRYQGGSFASFDFTPVDQRGKRS
- a CDS encoding MFS transporter, translated to MIGTIFNYLARSSLAVAAPTLTETLHMTTQQYSYVVTAFQACYALAQPVAGFVLDSVGVKIGFAIFAFGWAIANMLHGLASSWPALAVFRGMLGMTEAAIFPAGMKSISAWFPAKERSVATGWLNTGTSIGAMLAPPLVVWCILKFNWQFAFVLTGGVALIWVALWLVFFKMPAEHPRLSQEEADYIREGQTEAQKSTKGRRASFKEVLKTRRFWGIGIPRMLAEPAWQTFGAWIPLYMVTVRHMNLKEIALFAWIPFLAADLGCLVGGYLAPLFIRWFGCSLITSRKLVITTGALLMIGPACVGLVASPYAAIALFCVGTFAHQTISGALFTLASDVFGQHEVATATGLSGMFGYLGATVFSLIVGIVASTIGYNPLFVCLMLFDIIGACVAWRLISNEQNDNAANPALQSSHKVKA
- a CDS encoding ribonuclease activity regulator RraA translates to MNSPAIPVSDAALEQLRHVSNATLTTQLFKRGLRNVFLQGVKPLAAPAPGAPNLVGPAFTMRNIPAREDLDQLSAFQNPEHPQRKGVETVPAGAVLVQDCRGVTDAASMGSILATRMKVRGVAGMVSDGPVRDSATIAALGIPVFCAGASAPLNLCKHHTVDLNVPIGCGGVAVFPGDIIVGDADGVVVIPRHLAEEVARDATEQETLERFITERIEAGAALPGTYPPNEATLAAYEAWKKEQR
- a CDS encoding SMP-30/gluconolactonase/LRE family protein, whose translation is MSTAPARPLEAHDARRSSVGECPVWRAEESALYWVDIPAQTLVRYAVDTARRTEWALPERIGCFAFARDGGVLAALETGLFAVTLHEPAANARTGEVSVRPLADVAHEAARMRFNDGRCDRQGRFWSGTMVQDASEPNPAGKLYRYTAHDGLSAPVVDGLCTQNGLAWSPDGRTMYLSDSHASSRLIWAFDYDIDDGVPTNRRVFADLHDYTGRPDGAAVDADGCYWICANDAGRLLRFTPEGRLERSVAVPVAKPSMCAFGGANLDVLYVTTICPPQTGEQDGLVFAIDAGVRGLPEPDFAGSLRAAT
- a CDS encoding aldose epimerase family protein; this translates as MPQFQDQDVIELACGASRLRVAPQAGGRLLSWTIGGAPIIHWPDAPDWSKPGLIRGGNPLLFPFIARQWVDGQVGRWRDAQGVVREIPLHGFARDLPFVAQIAPQGDGVRMTLGDSAPTREMYPFSFRFEAAYRLADETTLDVDLTTTNTGDARMPYCAGHHFYFALPHAQRGEATITLPHNVYRRQLPDGTTTGAAPGATQYRFDDAQIVDRFHCLDGEPDGPVRIDMPSQQRAIEIDLRRPGSASWYAVTTWTLAPDSDFYCVEPWLGLPDAIHTGLGLRWLEPGETQKAQLRIRVSALRQG
- a CDS encoding FadR/GntR family transcriptional regulator → MSEQKAPNMPARIYSDILNRIIEGEYKEGERLPTEHMLAERFATSRPTVREALAQLRADGIIATRHGSGTTVMRRPDPDVRRFAPLETLSDIRRCYEYRVVVEAGAASLAAQKAEDEDIAAIQREWDNLQTIIETSGIGAKDDFAFHMAIARASKNQFFITALSGIQEQMVFSMNLSRNLSLVKSIERQRLVQQEHLEVLEAIQARDAERAAIAMRAHLERAVNRMFGS
- a CDS encoding alpha/beta fold hydrolase, whose translation is MRSNVLRQLAVALAASALAVAPALAQGRPVRPVSVIADARMLVETPQGHAQFPLYVSADWNAPQPTVRRAIVIVHGRLRNADTYFRTAQRARELAGVDPASTLLVAPQFLATDDVSAHHAPGDLLSWRGNAWMAGSKARSGVPVSSYTVLDDIARHLADRRLFPNLKTIVFAGHSGGAQVLQRYAIASHADELAAEGIDVRFVVASPSSYAYFDAQRPDANGAPAAFDASRCADFDHWKYGMEKRPAFIAGRTPAQLEADYVKRRIEYLVGGNDNDPASVSLDKSCAAQAQGAQRVARAQSFYRYLQTRHADGLNQMFHIVPGVGHDGARMLTSSCALATMFDTAGCAP
- the phaP gene encoding TIGR01841 family phasin (Members of this family are phasins (small proteins associated with inclusions such as PHA granules). Note that several different families of phasins have been named PhaP despite very little sequence similarity to each other.): MNLPTPEQFAANQKAGLEALFGLTSKAFEGAIKLAELNIETARSAFAEGQEQAHRALSAKDPQGFFAAQAGFAQPAAEKALAYGRSVYGIVSAAQAEFATAAQSQYETQQRALETFVDNAAKNAPAGSEAAVAAIKSALNAANGAYASVNKAAKQAVEFAESNFDAAGKAATKAVAQASARAAKQTA
- a CDS encoding cytochrome b, yielding MKPSLSAESPFVDVAVGAQKYTRVAVLLHWLIALLILTNVALGLTAALLPDGALSDTAIRFVIDTHKSIGITVLGLAILRVLWRLTHRPPALPAEFPGWERASAHAAHVALYVLIFAMPLSGWLHDSAWVAAASHPMYLFGLVQWPRIGFIMNLDAATKEQLHNQFGALHTACSYALYGVLALHVAGALKHQWIDRHSVLRRMMP
- a CDS encoding glycosyltransferase family 2 protein, which translates into the protein MKNTLEEALARSSPRLVPPPTPFASIAIHLGVMALWFVLFARAFFLQGVVAWSTGIAYVVYDTVLLLFVAWKARVLLAPAATPAAAGDAKLPTLGVIVAAHNEAAVLPITLDALFAQTRAPQQIVIADDGSTDGTAALLAQRYGLTDPGVEQMSAPSPQYPTLRWLKLAHGGKARALNAALLAIATEAVMTVDADTLLEPDACAAMASAFGREPALVAAAGLLTPVCDHTLSGRFFQWFQTYEYIRNFISRFAWMRADSLLLISGAFAGFRRDAVMAVGGFDADCLVEDYELIHRLRRYSARNGLGWDVRVLGTARARTDAPGTLTTFLRQRRRWFAGFLQTQYWYRDMTGNRLYGKLGLMMLPVKAFDTVQPIYGLTAFALLIGFLFDGRFTIVLPVLGVIVGKIAIDLAFHMYSVHLYRRWSGDRTHSSFGMAFLAAIFEPFSFQLMRHSGAALGWLHFLLGRRKWGVQNRTGLAAARSRESAASQ
- a CDS encoding DUF2459 domain-containing protein — protein: MNERPTKIAAWQALCAVVLAVMQGACTNMEGPLPAAIDPVADGPTRTYVAVVQRDWHTDICLRVVDVDAWVSALAHEFDNPMVLCFGFGERQYVVERRHDPLTMIGALMPSQATVLMTVLRAPPEVAFGAQNVVEVPVDDAGLAGVQRYLRASLETDASGAPRRLAEGPYVGSVYFAASGTYDAFHTCNTWTARALRSAGLSDVPDVLFAGGLMREVRHALETKAPDGAMPHFPHQAAASQ